In Haloplanus rubicundus, one DNA window encodes the following:
- a CDS encoding HPP family protein: MNRRRLGTSLYAGVLFTVLGTVAWLSGQPFVFPSLGPSAFLLAFERRGSRDRLYRVVASHAIGGVAGLLAYTFLGAGVTLTATPAPGSIAGLHLVASGVGSIVLTSWGMIATDTNHAPACATTLIVSLGLLPTPWQVGIIVVSVVVLVAVHGAVVGGFRRLVGESHPRYAD, from the coding sequence ATGAATCGGCGCCGCCTCGGGACGAGCCTGTACGCGGGCGTCCTCTTCACCGTCCTCGGCACCGTCGCGTGGCTCAGCGGTCAGCCCTTCGTCTTCCCGAGTCTCGGCCCTTCGGCCTTCCTCCTCGCGTTCGAGCGACGGGGGAGTCGGGACCGACTGTACCGCGTCGTGGCGAGCCACGCCATCGGCGGCGTCGCCGGCCTCCTCGCGTACACGTTCCTCGGCGCGGGCGTGACGCTGACGGCGACGCCGGCGCCCGGATCGATAGCCGGCCTCCACCTCGTCGCCAGCGGCGTCGGCTCCATCGTCCTGACGAGTTGGGGGATGATCGCCACCGACACCAACCACGCGCCGGCGTGTGCGACGACGCTCATCGTCTCGCTCGGCCTCCTCCCGACGCCGTGGCAGGTCGGGATCATCGTGGTGAGCGTCGTCGTCCTCGTCGCCGTCCACGGCGCCGTCGTCGGGGGATTCAGACGGCTCGTCGGAGAGTCACATCCGCGGTACGCGGACTGA
- the glmS gene encoding glutamine--fructose-6-phosphate transaminase (isomerizing): MCGIIGYVGDADETLSVLLDGLSNLEYRGYDSAGVAVGGDGLRVEKRAGQLDALEAALDDASVAGPVGIAHTRWSTHGPPTDDNAHPHTDERGRVAVVHNGIIENYRELRDELEREGVTFASETDTEVVPHLIARELRGGLDPEAAVRAATDRLAGSYALAVVVAGTDALFAVRHDSPLVLGVGDGESFVASDVPAFLERTRDVAYLDDDEFVRLDDQGWTVTDADGATVEKEIRTVEWEAEQTGKSGYDHYMLKEIHEQPVSLRQCISGRVDELDGRITVEELDDLGAPETVQFVACGTSYHAALYGAQLLRAAGIPANAYYAHEYATAPAPVSGDDLVVGVTQSGETADTLSALREAGGRGAETLALTNVVGSTAARESDHVVYIRAGPEIGVAATKTFSSQLVGLNLLTARLADRGVERRRDLVDELRGVPSDVQAVLDESNAAAVVEEFVDADAFFFLGRGLDYPVALEGALKFKEITYEHAEGFAAGELKHGPLALVTANTPVFAVITGDGEAARKTLGNVKEVEARDAPVVVVTDGAAEAGQYADHVLKIPRTDERLTPLLANVQLQLVAYHMAARLDRAIDKPRNLAKSVTVE; this comes from the coding sequence ATGTGTGGCATCATCGGCTACGTCGGCGACGCCGACGAGACGCTTTCCGTTCTCCTCGACGGCCTCTCGAACCTCGAGTACCGCGGCTACGACTCCGCGGGCGTCGCCGTCGGCGGCGACGGCCTCCGCGTCGAGAAGCGCGCCGGCCAACTCGACGCGCTGGAGGCCGCACTCGACGACGCCTCCGTCGCCGGCCCGGTGGGCATCGCCCACACCCGCTGGAGCACGCACGGGCCGCCGACGGACGACAACGCCCACCCACACACCGACGAGCGTGGCCGCGTCGCCGTCGTCCACAACGGGATCATCGAGAACTACCGCGAACTCCGTGACGAACTCGAACGCGAGGGCGTGACCTTCGCCTCGGAGACGGACACCGAAGTCGTCCCGCACCTGATCGCCCGCGAACTCCGCGGGGGTCTCGACCCCGAGGCGGCGGTCCGGGCAGCGACCGACCGGCTGGCGGGGAGTTACGCCCTCGCCGTCGTCGTCGCGGGGACGGACGCCCTCTTCGCCGTGCGGCACGACTCGCCGCTCGTCCTCGGGGTGGGCGACGGCGAGTCGTTCGTCGCCAGCGACGTGCCCGCGTTCCTCGAACGCACCCGCGACGTGGCCTACCTCGACGACGACGAGTTCGTCCGCCTCGACGATCAGGGGTGGACGGTCACCGACGCCGACGGCGCGACAGTCGAGAAGGAAATCCGGACGGTCGAGTGGGAGGCCGAACAGACCGGCAAGAGCGGCTACGACCACTACATGCTGAAAGAGATCCACGAGCAACCCGTCTCCCTCCGGCAGTGCATCAGCGGCCGGGTGGACGAACTCGACGGCCGGATCACGGTCGAGGAACTCGACGACCTGGGGGCTCCGGAGACGGTGCAGTTCGTCGCCTGTGGCACCTCGTATCACGCCGCGCTCTACGGCGCCCAGCTCCTGCGGGCGGCCGGTATCCCGGCGAACGCGTACTACGCCCACGAGTACGCGACTGCGCCGGCGCCCGTCTCGGGGGACGACCTCGTGGTCGGGGTGACACAGAGCGGCGAGACGGCGGACACGCTGAGCGCGCTCCGCGAGGCGGGGGGTCGGGGCGCCGAGACGCTCGCGCTCACGAACGTCGTCGGCAGCACCGCCGCCCGCGAGAGCGACCACGTCGTCTACATCCGCGCCGGGCCGGAAATCGGCGTCGCCGCGACCAAGACCTTCTCCTCACAGCTCGTGGGGCTGAACCTGCTCACCGCCCGGCTGGCGGACCGCGGCGTCGAGCGGCGGCGCGATCTGGTCGACGAGCTTCGGGGCGTGCCGAGCGACGTGCAGGCGGTCCTCGACGAGTCGAACGCCGCGGCGGTCGTCGAGGAGTTCGTCGACGCCGACGCCTTCTTCTTTCTCGGCCGCGGCCTCGACTACCCCGTCGCGCTGGAGGGCGCGCTGAAGTTCAAGGAGATAACCTACGAACACGCCGAGGGGTTCGCGGCGGGCGAGTTGAAACACGGCCCGCTGGCGCTCGTCACGGCGAACACGCCCGTCTTCGCGGTGATCACGGGCGACGGCGAGGCGGCCCGCAAGACCCTCGGCAACGTCAAGGAAGTCGAGGCGCGGGACGCGCCGGTGGTCGTCGTCACCGACGGCGCCGCCGAGGCCGGCCAGTACGCCGATCACGTCCTGAAGATTCCGCGGACGGACGAGCGGCTGACGCCGCTGCTGGCGAACGTCCAGCTCCAGCTCGTCGCCTACCACATGGCCGCGCGGCTGGATCGGGCCATCGACAAGCCCCGGAATCTGGCGAAAAGCGTGACGGTGGAGTGA
- the aglM gene encoding UDP-glucose 6-dehydrogenase AglM, with amino-acid sequence MKIGIVGSGYVGTTIAACFADLGHEVMNVDVDESVVTALNDGEAPIDEPGLDDLLDRYAGETLYATTEYEDLVDFAPDAIFLALPTPAQEDGSIDTAIIEAGAESLGRILADVDGYPTVVVKSTVVPGTTEEIVGPILERESGGEVGVDFGLAMNPEFLREGSAVSDFTDPDKLVFGTSDDRARETLEAVYAPLTDDREVPVVDTGVREAELIKYANNAFLAAKVSLINEIGNICKAYGVDAYEVADAIGLDDRIGEQFLRSGVGWGGSCFPKDVDALVAAARDAGYDPQLLQAAIDVNDRQPERMLDLMDDHVDVEGERVAVLGLAFKPGTDDIRNSRAIPIIEGLQARGAEVIAYDPSDGAKAAMRERFPDVEYLAGPSPTLSGAHAALIVTDWPEFADLDLEFDLMSNSVVIDGRRIVDRREGITYEGLTW; translated from the coding sequence ATGAAGATCGGTATCGTCGGTAGTGGGTACGTGGGAACGACAATCGCGGCCTGTTTCGCCGATTTGGGTCACGAGGTGATGAACGTCGACGTCGACGAGTCGGTCGTCACGGCGCTGAACGACGGTGAGGCACCGATCGACGAACCCGGTCTCGACGACCTGCTCGACCGCTACGCCGGGGAGACGCTCTACGCGACGACCGAGTACGAGGACCTCGTCGATTTCGCTCCCGACGCCATCTTCCTCGCGCTCCCCACGCCCGCACAGGAGGACGGGAGCATCGACACCGCGATCATCGAGGCCGGCGCCGAATCCCTGGGCCGCATCCTCGCCGACGTCGACGGCTATCCGACCGTCGTCGTCAAGAGCACCGTCGTCCCCGGAACGACCGAGGAAATCGTCGGCCCGATCCTCGAACGCGAATCCGGCGGCGAGGTCGGCGTCGACTTCGGCCTCGCGATGAACCCCGAGTTCCTGCGGGAGGGAAGCGCCGTTTCCGACTTCACCGACCCCGACAAACTCGTCTTCGGAACGAGCGACGACCGCGCCCGCGAGACGCTCGAAGCGGTGTACGCTCCCCTCACCGACGACCGCGAGGTACCCGTCGTCGACACCGGCGTCCGCGAGGCGGAACTGATCAAGTACGCCAACAACGCCTTCCTCGCCGCGAAGGTGAGCCTCATCAACGAAATCGGGAACATCTGCAAGGCGTACGGCGTCGACGCCTACGAGGTGGCCGACGCCATCGGTCTCGACGACCGCATCGGCGAGCAGTTCCTCCGTAGCGGCGTCGGCTGGGGCGGGAGCTGCTTCCCCAAGGACGTCGACGCCCTCGTCGCCGCCGCCCGCGACGCGGGCTACGACCCGCAGCTCCTGCAGGCCGCCATCGACGTCAACGACCGCCAGCCCGAGCGCATGCTCGACCTGATGGACGACCACGTCGACGTCGAGGGGGAGCGCGTGGCCGTCCTCGGCCTCGCGTTCAAACCCGGCACCGACGACATCCGCAACTCGCGGGCCATCCCGATCATCGAGGGGCTGCAAGCGCGCGGCGCGGAGGTCATCGCCTACGACCCCAGCGACGGCGCGAAGGCCGCGATGCGCGAGCGCTTCCCCGACGTGGAGTATCTGGCCGGTCCGTCGCCGACGCTCTCCGGCGCCCACGCCGCCCTGATCGTCACGGACTGGCCGGAGTTCGCCGACCTCGATCTGGAGTTCGATCTGATGTCGAACTCGGTCGTGATCGACGGCCGACGGATCGTCGACCGCCGCGAGGGCATCACGTACGAAGGGCTTACGTGGTAG
- a CDS encoding FAD-dependent oxidoreductase: MQTTVLVIGGGATGVGVARDLALRGVEVTLVDRGALAAGTTGRSHGVLHSGARYAEADPSDAAACLAENRVLREVAPACLDETGGYFLQLAGDDPDYFERKRAACADLGMSVETLSGAELRERVPEATPAVERALAVPDAVVSPSRLVVANAAAASEAGATIHTHAPVEGIRVADGAVTGVDVGGTLDATIRADAVVNATGPWAGRCAALAGVSVPMRPTRGVMVGVENPGVDAVLNRCRPPADGDIVVPRGDEAVLGTTSVAVDDPDDFERSEAEVARTVAECAAMCPAVDRPVRRTYWGVRPLYAPDEDGRDGRAISRGFALLDHAAEDAAGFLTIVGGKLTTYRKMAEATADRVCDRLGVSAACRTADRPLPGADDPAELDALCAAFGVDAPADGRGADA; encoded by the coding sequence ATGCAGACGACCGTCCTCGTGATCGGCGGCGGCGCGACGGGCGTCGGCGTCGCCCGCGACCTGGCGCTCCGGGGCGTCGAGGTTACGCTCGTCGACCGGGGTGCCCTCGCCGCCGGCACCACCGGCCGCTCGCACGGTGTCCTCCACAGCGGCGCCCGGTACGCCGAGGCCGACCCCTCGGACGCGGCCGCCTGTCTCGCCGAGAATCGGGTGCTTCGGGAGGTCGCCCCGGCCTGTCTCGACGAGACGGGCGGCTACTTCCTCCAACTCGCTGGCGACGACCCAGACTACTTCGAGCGCAAGCGCGCGGCCTGTGCCGACCTGGGGATGTCCGTCGAGACGCTCTCGGGCGCCGAACTCCGGGAACGCGTCCCCGAAGCGACCCCCGCCGTCGAGCGCGCCCTCGCCGTCCCGGACGCCGTCGTCTCCCCGTCGCGGCTCGTCGTCGCCAACGCCGCCGCCGCCAGCGAGGCGGGGGCGACGATACACACGCACGCGCCGGTCGAGGGCATCCGCGTCGCGGACGGTGCCGTCACGGGCGTCGACGTGGGCGGGACCCTCGACGCGACGATTCGCGCCGACGCCGTCGTGAACGCGACCGGCCCGTGGGCCGGGCGGTGTGCGGCGCTCGCGGGCGTCTCGGTACCCATGCGGCCGACCCGTGGCGTGATGGTCGGCGTCGAGAATCCCGGCGTCGACGCCGTGCTGAACCGGTGTCGCCCGCCCGCCGACGGCGACATCGTCGTCCCGCGGGGCGACGAGGCGGTCCTCGGCACCACGAGCGTCGCCGTCGACGACCCCGACGACTTCGAGCGGAGCGAGGCGGAAGTCGCACGGACCGTCGCGGAGTGTGCCGCGATGTGTCCCGCGGTCGACCGGCCGGTTCGGCGAACCTACTGGGGCGTCCGCCCGCTCTACGCGCCGGACGAGGACGGACGGGACGGTCGGGCCATCTCCAGGGGGTTCGCGCTCCTCGATCACGCTGCTGAGGATGCGGCTGGCTTCCTCACTATCGTCGGCGGGAAACTCACCACCTACCGGAAGATGGCCGAGGCGACGGCCGACCGGGTGTGTGATCGTCTCGGCGTCTCGGCTGCCTGCCGGACCGCCGACCGTCCGCTCCCCGGCGCCGACGACCCCGCCGAACTCGACGCGCTGTGTGCGGCGTTCGGCGTCGACGCGCCGGCCGACGGTCGGGGCGCGGACGCGTGA
- a CDS encoding phosphoglycolate phosphatase yields MVPPLVLDIDGTLTRASGGIDPRVFEALPAWDAPVVLATGKAFPYPVALCHFLQIPERVIAEHGGVVYVDDEVRVTVDADRPRAAAEAFVDRGGDLGWGAADTVNRWRETEVAVSLDADESLLRSAAAEFGVDVVDTGYAYHLVTPGVEKGDGVRSAAETLGYDPADFVAVGDSENDVSTFEAVGESFAVANADDRARAAADHVTEGAHMDGTLEALASLR; encoded by the coding sequence ATGGTGCCGCCGCTCGTACTCGACATCGACGGGACGCTGACGCGGGCGTCGGGCGGAATCGACCCCCGAGTCTTCGAGGCGTTGCCGGCGTGGGACGCGCCGGTCGTCCTCGCGACGGGCAAGGCGTTCCCGTATCCGGTCGCGCTCTGTCACTTCCTCCAGATTCCCGAACGGGTGATCGCCGAACACGGGGGCGTCGTCTACGTCGACGACGAGGTGCGGGTGACGGTCGACGCCGACCGACCGCGGGCGGCCGCCGAGGCGTTCGTCGACCGCGGCGGTGACCTGGGCTGGGGCGCCGCCGACACCGTCAACCGGTGGCGGGAGACGGAGGTGGCGGTCAGCCTCGACGCCGACGAATCGCTCCTCCGGAGCGCCGCCGCGGAGTTCGGCGTCGACGTGGTGGATACGGGCTACGCCTACCACCTCGTGACGCCGGGCGTCGAGAAGGGCGACGGGGTGCGCTCGGCCGCGGAGACGCTCGGCTACGACCCCGCCGACTTCGTCGCCGTCGGCGACAGCGAGAACGACGTGTCGACGTTCGAGGCGGTCGGCGAGTCCTTCGCCGTCGCGAACGCGGACGACCGGGCACGGGCCGCCGCGGACCACGTCACCGAGGGCGCACACATGGACGGGACGCTCGAAGCGCTGGCGTCGCTGCGGTGA
- the glmU gene encoding bifunctional sugar-1-phosphate nucleotidylyltransferase/acetyltransferase: protein MQTVVLAAGEGTRMRPLTDRRPKPTLPVADRTLVEHVVDGARRAGAERVVVVVGYAADAVRQALDDRDVTFAVQERQRGTANAVRAARDELEDAPFAVLNGDVLYDRDSLAALYDAGPAVGAARVDDPENYGVLETDADGHVRSVVEKPANPTSNLVNAGAYVFPAAARDWLDVGESDRGEYELTDVLERACDAVDVRAVAVERWLDVGRPWELLAATEWKLGDLERRLDGDVHPDADLRGSVVVEDGATVDAGVVIEGPALVRAGASVGPNAYVRGATLLGEGANVGHAVEIKNSVLMAGATVGHLSYVGDSVLGRDVNFGAGTTVANLRHDDAAVRVRVKGESSSTGRRKFGVVCGDAVKTGIDTALNAGVVLGTGARTEPGETVRRDRDRS from the coding sequence ATGCAGACCGTCGTGCTCGCGGCCGGCGAGGGGACGCGGATGCGCCCGCTCACCGACCGCCGCCCGAAACCGACCCTCCCCGTCGCGGACCGGACGCTCGTCGAACACGTCGTCGACGGCGCCCGCCGCGCGGGCGCCGAACGCGTCGTCGTCGTCGTGGGGTACGCCGCCGACGCCGTCCGTCAGGCCCTCGACGACCGGGACGTGACCTTCGCCGTCCAGGAGCGCCAGCGCGGCACCGCCAACGCCGTCCGCGCCGCGCGCGACGAACTCGAGGACGCGCCCTTCGCGGTCCTGAACGGCGACGTCCTGTACGACCGCGACTCGCTCGCCGCGCTCTACGACGCCGGCCCCGCTGTCGGCGCCGCCCGCGTCGACGACCCCGAGAACTACGGGGTGCTGGAGACCGACGCGGACGGCCACGTTCGGAGCGTCGTCGAGAAGCCCGCGAACCCGACCTCGAACCTCGTCAACGCTGGCGCGTACGTCTTCCCCGCGGCGGCGCGGGACTGGCTGGACGTAGGCGAGAGCGACCGCGGCGAGTACGAACTCACGGACGTGTTGGAACGCGCCTGCGACGCCGTCGACGTGCGCGCCGTCGCGGTGGAGCGCTGGCTGGACGTGGGCCGGCCCTGGGAACTGCTCGCCGCCACCGAGTGGAAACTGGGTGACCTGGAGCGCCGGCTCGACGGCGACGTACACCCCGACGCCGACCTACGCGGGTCGGTCGTCGTCGAGGACGGTGCGACGGTCGACGCCGGCGTCGTGATCGAGGGCCCGGCGCTCGTCCGGGCGGGCGCGAGCGTCGGCCCGAACGCGTACGTCCGCGGCGCGACGCTGCTCGGCGAGGGGGCGAACGTGGGGCACGCAGTAGAGATAAAAAACAGCGTGCTGATGGCGGGCGCGACGGTCGGCCACCTCTCCTACGTCGGCGACAGCGTCCTCGGGCGCGACGTGAACTTCGGCGCCGGAACGACCGTCGCCAACCTCCGCCACGACGACGCGGCCGTGCGCGTCCGGGTGAAAGGCGAGTCGTCGTCGACGGGGCGGCGCAAGTTCGGCGTCGTCTGTGGCGACGCGGTGAAAACGGGCATCGACACGGCGCTGAACGCGGGCGTCGTGCTCGGAACCGGTGCGCGGACCGAACCGGGCGAGACGGTGCGGCGGGACCGCGACCGATCCTGA
- a CDS encoding class I SAM-dependent methyltransferase: MGFHTFDSDRATALEDAAERYRYCSREELHGLVAPHAEMRLADLGSGTGFYTDDIAPHAGTVYAVDVQSVMHDHYREKGVPANVELVEADAADLPFGADELDAAVSTMTFHEFADGAALREVARVLRPGGRLITVDWDRDGAGEAGPPRDETYALDDAVALQTDAGFVVDRAERRPETFVSVAHLTD, from the coding sequence ATGGGCTTTCATACGTTCGACAGCGACCGGGCGACGGCGCTCGAGGACGCCGCCGAGCGGTATCGCTACTGTTCGCGCGAGGAACTCCACGGCCTCGTCGCGCCCCACGCGGAGATGCGTCTCGCCGACCTGGGGAGCGGCACCGGCTTCTACACCGACGACATCGCTCCCCACGCCGGGACGGTGTACGCCGTCGACGTGCAGTCCGTGATGCACGATCACTACCGCGAGAAGGGCGTGCCCGCGAACGTCGAACTCGTCGAGGCCGACGCCGCCGACCTGCCGTTCGGCGCGGACGAACTCGACGCCGCCGTCTCGACGATGACGTTCCACGAGTTCGCGGACGGGGCGGCGTTGCGGGAGGTGGCGCGGGTCCTCCGGCCGGGCGGCCGCCTGATCACCGTCGACTGGGACCGCGATGGCGCGGGCGAGGCCGGGCCACCCCGCGACGAGACGTACGCCCTCGACGACGCCGTCGCCCTCCAGACCGACGCGGGCTTCGTCGTCGACCGCGCCGAACGCCGCCCGGAGACGTTCGTCTCGGTTGCCCACCTGACCGACTGA
- the cutA gene encoding divalent-cation tolerance protein CutA: MPDSDADAPVTAYVTAPRDAAADLASRLVDARLAACVNVVDCTSTYRWDDAVHEDEEAILFAKTTADRYPALAERLAGWHPHDVPCIERIDAADAHGPFAAWCAGAVVDAE, encoded by the coding sequence ATGCCCGACTCCGACGCCGACGCGCCGGTGACCGCCTACGTCACCGCCCCCCGCGACGCGGCGGCCGACCTCGCGAGCCGACTCGTCGACGCGCGACTGGCCGCCTGCGTCAACGTCGTCGACTGCACGTCGACGTACCGCTGGGACGACGCCGTCCACGAGGACGAGGAGGCTATTCTCTTCGCGAAGACGACGGCCGACCGCTATCCGGCGCTGGCGGAGCGCCTCGCCGGCTGGCACCCCCACGACGTGCCCTGTATCGAACGGATCGACGCCGCGGACGCCCACGGCCCGTTCGCGGCGTGGTGTGCCGGGGCCGTCGTCGACGCGGAGTGA
- a CDS encoding sugar phosphate nucleotidyltransferase translates to MRLDSAVVLAAGEGTRLRPLTKHRPKPLLPAANRPILSYVLDALIDAGVDDLHLVVGYQRDRVQDYVGPTYRGRTVTYHVQEKQLGTGHAVLQARDAIDADFLVVNGDEVVTAGMVESVMDAHSATDAATLGVVESDRAAEYGAVSLDGDRIVELVERPDDDSYRLLNAGIYACGPSLFADIESTGRRAGELYLTDAIADQIRGGNAVRGVRVEGLWSTATYPWDLLTVARDLLAIGHVDEPERSRGVYVDETASVHDDATLRAPVVVGPDAAIGPGAVVGPDTALGRNTTVDAGAVVEGSVLDIDTRVGANATVVDAVTGQGVTVGPGATIPGGEADVRVGTTVHEGRRLGCIAADRATVGGGATVAPGTLIGPDARVATGAYADGVVPESAEVRR, encoded by the coding sequence ATGCGACTCGACTCCGCGGTAGTGCTCGCGGCCGGCGAGGGAACGCGGCTCCGGCCGCTGACGAAACACCGGCCGAAACCGTTGCTGCCGGCCGCGAACCGACCGATCCTCTCCTACGTCCTCGACGCGCTGATCGACGCCGGCGTCGACGACCTCCACCTCGTCGTCGGCTACCAGCGCGACCGGGTGCAAGATTACGTCGGCCCGACGTACCGCGGTCGCACCGTCACGTACCACGTTCAAGAGAAGCAGTTGGGCACCGGGCACGCGGTGCTCCAGGCCCGCGACGCCATCGACGCGGACTTCCTCGTCGTCAACGGCGACGAGGTGGTGACCGCCGGAATGGTCGAGTCGGTGATGGACGCCCACTCGGCGACCGACGCGGCGACACTCGGCGTCGTCGAGAGCGACCGAGCGGCCGAGTACGGCGCCGTCAGCCTCGACGGCGACCGGATCGTCGAACTCGTCGAACGCCCGGACGACGACTCCTACCGCCTCTTGAACGCCGGCATCTACGCCTGTGGTCCCTCCCTCTTCGCCGACATCGAATCGACGGGGCGGCGGGCGGGCGAACTCTACCTGACCGACGCCATCGCGGACCAGATCCGCGGGGGCAACGCCGTCCGGGGCGTCCGCGTCGAGGGCCTGTGGTCGACCGCCACGTATCCGTGGGACCTGCTGACGGTCGCGCGCGACCTGCTTGCCATCGGGCACGTCGACGAACCCGAACGCTCGCGGGGCGTCTACGTCGACGAGACGGCGAGCGTCCACGACGACGCCACGCTCCGGGCGCCGGTCGTCGTCGGCCCCGACGCGGCCATCGGCCCCGGCGCCGTCGTCGGTCCAGACACCGCGCTCGGCCGGAACACGACCGTCGACGCCGGCGCCGTCGTCGAGGGGTCGGTGCTCGACATCGACACCCGCGTCGGGGCGAACGCGACGGTGGTCGACGCGGTGACCGGCCAGGGCGTGACCGTCGGCCCCGGGGCGACGATTCCGGGCGGCGAGGCGGACGTGCGCGTGGGGACGACGGTCCACGAGGGGCGGCGACTCGGCTGTATCGCCGCCGACCGCGCGACGGTCGGTGGCGGCGCCACCGTCGCGCCCGGCACCCTGATCGGGCCGGACGCGCGCGTCGCGACGGGGGCGTACGCCGACGGGGTCGTCCCCGAGAGCGCGGAGGTGCGGCGCTGA
- a CDS encoding OsmC family protein — MSTTTQPQAKQPVHGIDVAAHEEFLTYAEENPEAVQFVLSAVGTDEGRVLHTRSQTQSYMLGGQEYDRVARGYTQHFGGHKEVEEAVGFVDPTDREEAIEVALASLTACINGAISLSAVQAGVDIDELETTVSVDFDPSVFLGLEAPRDADGTPTDMYGDLRIDIQVSGEDLDDDILDRVGEWVTRSPVYNLMALGHGGTPQVSRMSGRPN; from the coding sequence ATGTCAACAACTACACAACCGCAAGCGAAGCAACCTGTACACGGCATCGATGTGGCGGCCCACGAGGAGTTCCTCACCTACGCCGAGGAGAACCCGGAAGCCGTCCAGTTCGTCCTGAGCGCGGTCGGTACCGACGAGGGTCGCGTGCTGCACACTCGCTCGCAGACACAGTCGTACATGCTCGGCGGGCAGGAGTACGACCGCGTCGCTCGTGGGTACACCCAGCACTTCGGCGGCCACAAAGAAGTCGAGGAGGCCGTCGGATTCGTCGATCCGACCGACAGGGAGGAGGCCATCGAGGTCGCCCTGGCTTCCCTGACCGCCTGCATCAACGGGGCAATCTCGCTGAGTGCGGTACAGGCCGGCGTCGACATCGACGAACTCGAGACGACGGTTTCGGTCGACTTCGATCCGTCGGTCTTCCTCGGGCTGGAAGCGCCCCGGGACGCCGACGGGACCCCGACGGACATGTACGGTGACCTCCGGATCGACATTCAGGTCAGTGGCGAGGATCTCGACGACGACATCCTCGATCGAGTCGGCGAGTGGGTCACCCGCTCGCCCGTCTACAATCTGATGGCACTCGGACACGGGGGCACCCCGCAGGTGTCCCGGATGTCCGGCCGGCCGAACTGA
- a CDS encoding HEWD family protein, translating into MGVTIRKPTARQCEDCGRREVWNDATGTWQVARDDDGERVVGRVYCIHEWDINGTFVPIEMDGTDAVDV; encoded by the coding sequence ATGGGCGTCACGATCAGGAAGCCGACCGCTCGGCAGTGTGAGGACTGCGGCCGGCGGGAGGTCTGGAACGACGCGACGGGTACCTGGCAGGTCGCGCGCGACGACGACGGCGAACGCGTCGTCGGCAGGGTGTACTGCATCCACGAGTGGGACATCAACGGCACGTTCGTCCCCATCGAGATGGACGGGACGGACGCGGTCGACGTATAG